The following are encoded in a window of Solidesulfovibrio magneticus RS-1 genomic DNA:
- a CDS encoding glycosyltransferase, whose translation MELPGDVLLLSDETKELICCQLLMEQLTLMGRINIVTSDKGWILEKLATEITSRVPYTTYTDAEDLKSDIQYYITYSRRIRRFSPIEIACYTHQEHDKEAANLFFSTASEVEYCICMSKRYEDVLRGHGLTHVSTISPGVDLDELSLKIRIGVVGRTYHTGRKGEHLVAAVMDIPEIEWHFTGEGWPGPAENIPADKMADFYRDMDYILVPALYEGGPMCVVEALACGREVIASSVGWVDNFPHIPFKNGDANDLRRVLKSLVEQKSALRAAVAAYTWDNWAESHDRLFRDLLARHGRPPIAGSNVFSFGKASPTLSTASFQPALILHGNESNSKGGPSLRVPRTAKELRNHGFSCEVVWNTIRASSAHDLVHLFNIWSPQSALRILRQARSLDKPVVFSPIYLDLHEHAYWSNQLLNHFKRFRGSELETVLTCEAKRLAKTRPETILFEPLPGFHSYLHEAVSLADHTIFLSQHERDRVAALGICPEQSSIIHNPVDSDFGLSENPQLFAETHGLREYILCVGRIEPRKNQLMLALATRDLDIPVVLLGHSGSQQYTELIYQVNHPNLVMIDRLPNDSALLRSAYAGARVVTLPSWAEGASLAALEAASTGASMVLGNRSSELEYFGNHARYCDPAHPGSIRDAIVKAWDNPRHQDEIQELRRMVADRYSWERYAAATADAYRNAVVVHSSKKRPDSNSVVNRSGTTPTRLVFDVTTSANHRGRITGIARHERNMALALLKHEGLELCFIVWHDPSRQFIEVHSRLVEHGLLPDYLKYCQPDKDLLTVRSMPGAPLLVCGSAWMQNSRYTAGLLSLVKKTDLRLTFIINDIIPVKFPYWFQDNYAPVFNTNLRHLLIAAHQVLAISRSSANDVEQFALDNLETSITVSTFELGSAIIEAGKADVAVAQSLSERLQAVANIQQGFVLCVGAIHPRKNHRLLFDVWTKLNETMGNKTPVLIIVGGVAWCGEDVARAFQGSPLHQKYVRNLTDITDSELQWLYENCQLTVYPSLYEGWGLPVAESLRYGKICLASNTSSIPEIAPNLTDLLDPLDASPWAQRIAFYCKSKTARAQREEKIGRLYQPKTWEEAASSLLQCLGTTHTAPSWRYLLGSLLRGNCVDEYIRYFTTGWHTPEHWGIWSAETTASIKLNPTPQPQGDMILAASCMAVNSPSCPFICTPSINGTALHRWVLDNRQSKICFAYIPQKLIDGSDAITVDFTCETLTHIGTAVNKNDSRYVGLGIKEIALTDAGQIEAIPHLFTDNAATARLLRPGDSIGIHTPGLHLRNCVADGQVVDGWGVVVSEGKPVRLSLSLLEFHKDAVLEFLVRPVATTEHPVEVFAFAQGKFLTALRFADDAVTTVTLCVPQSAQYPGMVSLNIEFVGTSPLTPSKLGIGSSDCQFSLGFFGLRMGRQTSPSRYREAWMTLGKEYGAAEDCAQTPCPTYDCDWYPPEPEGRWSIGALGTLRFQLADACDVPLLLGIEATLPPQPNNARPRLKVALNDVSLRNANAPNPGRWRFFFFVSPDILRQDNSNTLTISTDTGMAPFKLGLPDERHMGVQLHALRMDRIDAESALRNALSSLTSPVILSDAMPCEMRNRLHLTNQSLATGPVSGTSILGDDLFSVAFDAEPGQPLPIPHIVLLLFKARADLQAAYSLDTPQSRFQLLLWFLFFELDSETAKALPQNYYNFLITPQTSSYLKEDTPLPFFAHHILHLRDDVMSAVKDEHGSLQQEKYLYWLMRYGRNDYAVVDEIFKRVRDTALNLS comes from the coding sequence GTGGAACTGCCTGGAGATGTTTTATTGCTCTCAGATGAGACCAAAGAATTAATCTGTTGCCAACTCTTGATGGAGCAATTGACGCTTATGGGTCGTATAAATATCGTCACTTCAGATAAAGGCTGGATACTCGAGAAATTGGCAACAGAAATCACATCGCGCGTTCCCTATACAACATATACAGACGCAGAAGATCTCAAATCCGACATTCAATATTATATTACTTATTCAAGACGCATTCGCCGTTTCTCACCAATAGAAATTGCTTGTTATACACACCAAGAACACGACAAAGAAGCTGCTAACCTTTTTTTTTCTACAGCATCTGAAGTTGAATATTGCATCTGCATGTCAAAAAGATACGAAGACGTGCTTCGCGGCCATGGCCTCACGCACGTTTCCACTATCTCGCCTGGCGTCGACCTGGATGAACTGTCGCTTAAAATCCGAATTGGCGTTGTCGGGCGGACCTATCACACCGGTCGCAAAGGCGAGCACTTGGTGGCCGCCGTCATGGATATCCCGGAAATCGAATGGCATTTTACCGGTGAAGGCTGGCCCGGGCCTGCAGAAAATATCCCTGCCGACAAGATGGCCGACTTCTATCGGGACATGGACTACATTTTGGTCCCTGCCTTGTATGAAGGCGGCCCGATGTGCGTCGTGGAGGCTTTGGCCTGCGGACGGGAAGTCATCGCGTCTTCGGTCGGGTGGGTCGATAATTTTCCCCATATTCCTTTCAAGAACGGCGACGCGAACGACCTGCGCCGAGTCTTGAAGTCGCTTGTCGAGCAGAAAAGCGCGCTTAGAGCTGCCGTGGCAGCTTACACCTGGGACAACTGGGCGGAAAGCCACGATCGGCTGTTTCGGGACCTGTTAGCTCGCCACGGCAGACCTCCGATAGCCGGCAGCAACGTGTTTTCTTTTGGCAAGGCTTCACCCACGCTCTCGACGGCCTCCTTTCAACCAGCCTTGATCCTGCACGGCAACGAATCCAACAGCAAAGGCGGGCCATCCTTGCGCGTGCCGCGCACCGCCAAAGAACTGCGGAATCATGGTTTTTCGTGCGAAGTTGTATGGAACACCATCAGGGCCTCGAGTGCGCATGACCTCGTTCATCTTTTCAATATTTGGAGCCCCCAGAGCGCTTTGCGAATACTGCGCCAAGCCCGGTCCCTGGACAAACCCGTCGTCTTCTCGCCCATCTATCTGGATCTTCACGAACATGCCTACTGGAGCAACCAGCTGCTCAACCACTTCAAGCGATTTAGAGGCAGCGAATTAGAGACCGTGCTCACGTGTGAAGCAAAGCGATTGGCAAAGACAAGACCTGAAACAATTCTTTTCGAACCATTGCCAGGCTTTCATTCATACTTGCACGAAGCAGTTTCTCTGGCTGACCACACCATTTTCTTAAGCCAGCACGAACGCGACCGAGTCGCCGCGTTAGGGATTTGTCCTGAACAATCGAGCATCATCCACAATCCCGTAGATTCGGATTTTGGCTTGAGCGAAAACCCGCAGCTGTTCGCCGAAACACATGGGCTGCGAGAGTACATTCTCTGTGTTGGCCGCATCGAACCGCGCAAAAACCAACTTATGCTGGCGCTGGCTACGCGAGACCTCGACATCCCTGTTGTCTTGCTCGGGCATAGCGGTTCACAGCAATACACCGAACTCATTTACCAGGTAAATCACCCAAACCTCGTGATGATCGATCGCCTGCCAAATGACTCCGCACTCCTGCGTTCAGCTTACGCAGGAGCCCGTGTAGTCACCTTGCCAAGCTGGGCGGAAGGCGCTTCCCTTGCGGCTTTGGAAGCCGCCTCGACCGGCGCATCGATGGTCCTGGGCAATCGGTCATCAGAGCTGGAATACTTCGGCAATCATGCGCGCTACTGCGACCCGGCCCACCCTGGATCCATTCGCGACGCCATTGTAAAAGCCTGGGACAATCCTCGCCACCAAGACGAAATTCAAGAGCTGCGCCGTATGGTTGCAGATCGTTATTCCTGGGAACGCTATGCCGCAGCGACTGCTGACGCTTACCGGAACGCCGTCGTCGTCCATTCTTCAAAAAAGCGTCCTGATTCGAATTCCGTGGTGAACCGCTCGGGGACTACGCCGACACGCCTCGTGTTTGACGTTACGACCAGCGCCAACCATCGAGGCCGAATTACTGGCATAGCACGCCACGAACGCAACATGGCTCTTGCTCTTCTGAAACACGAAGGCCTCGAGCTCTGCTTCATTGTCTGGCACGATCCAAGCCGCCAGTTTATCGAAGTGCACTCCCGACTGGTTGAACACGGCCTGCTGCCGGATTATCTGAAATACTGCCAGCCTGACAAAGACCTCTTAACCGTACGCTCGATGCCAGGTGCTCCTTTGCTTGTTTGCGGCAGTGCTTGGATGCAAAACAGCCGTTACACAGCCGGTCTGTTGTCCTTAGTCAAGAAGACTGACCTCCGTTTGACTTTTATCATTAACGACATAATCCCTGTAAAATTTCCCTATTGGTTCCAGGACAATTACGCTCCAGTTTTCAACACAAACTTGAGGCACCTTCTCATTGCGGCACATCAAGTTTTGGCCATATCCCGGTCATCGGCGAATGACGTTGAGCAGTTCGCGCTGGATAATCTCGAGACTTCGATTACAGTATCAACTTTTGAATTAGGCAGCGCCATTATCGAAGCTGGCAAAGCCGACGTCGCTGTTGCGCAATCCCTTTCCGAAAGGCTACAAGCTGTTGCCAATATTCAGCAAGGATTTGTCCTGTGCGTAGGCGCCATTCATCCCCGAAAGAACCATCGGCTGCTATTCGATGTATGGACAAAACTCAATGAGACCATGGGAAACAAGACGCCAGTTCTGATCATCGTTGGCGGCGTGGCTTGGTGCGGCGAGGACGTAGCACGCGCTTTCCAGGGCTCCCCCTTGCACCAAAAATATGTTCGAAATCTCACCGACATCACCGATAGTGAACTGCAATGGCTTTACGAGAATTGCCAACTCACCGTCTATCCGTCTCTCTATGAAGGGTGGGGCCTTCCTGTTGCTGAAAGCTTGCGGTATGGCAAGATCTGCTTGGCCAGCAACACTTCGTCTATTCCGGAAATTGCCCCGAACCTAACGGATTTGCTTGATCCTTTGGACGCTTCGCCTTGGGCGCAACGAATTGCTTTTTATTGCAAAAGCAAAACAGCCCGGGCTCAGCGAGAAGAGAAAATCGGACGGCTGTATCAGCCAAAAACCTGGGAAGAAGCGGCTTCGAGCCTCTTGCAATGTCTGGGAACAACTCACACTGCGCCGTCCTGGCGCTATCTCCTGGGATCGTTACTTCGCGGCAATTGTGTGGATGAGTATATCCGCTATTTTACAACAGGGTGGCATACTCCCGAGCATTGGGGCATTTGGTCCGCCGAAACTACTGCCAGCATCAAGCTAAATCCCACACCGCAACCCCAGGGCGACATGATACTCGCAGCCAGTTGCATGGCTGTCAATTCACCATCTTGCCCTTTTATCTGTACGCCGAGCATCAACGGCACAGCATTGCATCGCTGGGTCCTGGACAATCGGCAGTCGAAAATCTGTTTCGCTTATATTCCCCAGAAACTGATCGATGGCTCCGATGCAATCACTGTTGACTTTACCTGTGAGACACTGACGCACATAGGTACGGCAGTTAACAAAAATGACTCCCGATACGTCGGACTCGGCATAAAGGAGATTGCCTTAACCGATGCGGGACAAATTGAGGCCATTCCTCATCTTTTTACGGACAACGCTGCGACGGCCCGGCTCCTGCGCCCCGGGGATTCCATCGGGATCCACACCCCCGGGCTTCATCTGCGAAACTGTGTTGCCGACGGGCAGGTGGTAGACGGGTGGGGCGTTGTCGTCTCCGAAGGGAAACCTGTCCGCTTGTCTCTGTCGCTGCTCGAATTCCACAAAGACGCCGTGCTGGAATTTCTCGTCAGACCCGTGGCAACGACAGAACACCCCGTGGAAGTTTTTGCTTTCGCTCAGGGAAAATTCCTGACGGCGTTACGTTTTGCCGATGACGCGGTAACGACAGTGACGCTTTGCGTCCCACAGAGCGCCCAGTATCCAGGCATGGTCTCCCTAAACATCGAATTCGTCGGAACATCGCCCCTGACACCCAGCAAGTTGGGCATTGGCTCTTCTGACTGTCAATTTTCTCTTGGTTTTTTTGGCCTTCGCATGGGCAGGCAAACCTCGCCCTCCCGCTACAGGGAGGCATGGATGACACTTGGCAAAGAATATGGCGCGGCCGAAGATTGCGCCCAAACCCCCTGCCCAACCTATGATTGTGACTGGTATCCGCCCGAACCCGAAGGCCGTTGGAGTATCGGGGCCCTGGGCACGCTTCGGTTCCAGCTGGCCGACGCTTGTGACGTGCCGCTGTTGCTGGGCATCGAGGCGACGCTCCCGCCGCAGCCGAACAATGCACGCCCCCGACTCAAGGTCGCCCTCAACGACGTGTCCCTCAGGAACGCCAATGCCCCCAACCCCGGTCGCTGGCGGTTCTTTTTCTTCGTATCCCCCGACATCCTGCGCCAAGACAACAGCAACACGTTGACGATTTCCACGGACACCGGCATGGCACCCTTCAAACTGGGGTTGCCAGATGAACGGCATATGGGCGTACAGCTGCACGCCCTCCGGATGGACCGGATTGACGCGGAATCCGCCCTGCGTAACGCATTGTCTTCCCTGACCTCCCCTGTGATCTTGTCTGATGCAATGCCTTGCGAGATGCGCAATCGCCTGCACCTGACAAACCAATCCCTGGCCACCGGGCCTGTCTCCGGGACGTCAATACTCGGGGATGATTTGTTCTCCGTCGCCTTTGACGCAGAGCCTGGCCAACCCCTGCCCATACCTCATATTGTGCTGCTCCTCTTCAAAGCAAGAGCCGACCTTCAGGCGGCCTATTCGTTAGACACGCCTCAAAGTCGTTTCCAACTGCTTCTTTGGTTTTTATTTTTCGAACTTGACAGCGAAACGGCCAAAGCACTGCCACAGAACTATTATAATTTCTTAATCACGCCTCAAACATCTTCTTATTTGAAAGAAGACACCCCACTTCCTTTCTTCGCACATCACATACTACACCTTCGAGACGACGTCATGTCGGCGGTAAAAGATGAACATGGCTCCTTGCAACAAGAAAAATATCTGTACTGGCTGATGCGCTACGGCAGAAATGACTATGCTGTCGTCGATGAAATATTCAAAAGAGTACGCGATACCGCCCTGAACTTGAGTTGA
- a CDS encoding class I SAM-dependent methyltransferase — MTYDLNIPGQINEFQLRAIEAVATLVPENGVVVEIGSLFGRSSYAWGASVLPSVTVHCIDPWKGNSGATPLQDRWGITYSIEQFREYTKRLQNIVPHQGYSPRDFSTWDQDIDLFYEDSVHRNPTFSKNLHFWLSHLKSTGIACGDDYRPRFPDIVNGVGALAEQLGRELIIVDKFWCLLPSAELVPAVEAIRERLLVIKSEAEEAALTHPFAHTLSITNKSHTISAGTPLSIEIYACNESPFSWNDDCGNPLTSNVLIGFQSTANSTTASSIYPLNTALEPDRPVIDTVLISTTGLSPGTFTATAQLLLTDDQGKVNHILKDNMHWLFEITPEKNLHGIPDTYQAFHEDKPENFNEISSLDVHAAYRMFLGRPPEGGEQRISNHLEAAKSLDGLRQRFIVSPEFQRTIRRFIPDGYTKRHPTDLNTIKFRHQSVKHRDRTMDKIFEIPVVDPNLSRDHLLNIFRYQPFKLPDGTITGSGNGQVYGGLTRAMRPGEVTKKEWDNFFLLNSELTMMYEDIIWAIKNEFGSFKGLSFADFACNSGYFCYRYLQEGAEMATGIDGYDFSEAFSIVNRACSLNAKFIHASYNMMTHEAKGLADTYDIVSCIAFMCYSSDPTYLLTYLAKLANRALVVLSKIPHGNDELFIKYANTESKYFNKQFPICFDAATEISEELFRCGLKSLGFKTVIEILREKHWQPRGTAWRCFIALR, encoded by the coding sequence ATGACATATGATCTGAATATACCAGGCCAAATCAATGAATTCCAACTTCGCGCCATTGAGGCTGTGGCAACTCTCGTGCCTGAAAACGGGGTTGTTGTTGAAATCGGCTCATTGTTTGGGCGATCAAGCTACGCTTGGGGAGCTAGTGTTTTACCATCTGTGACAGTACATTGCATAGATCCCTGGAAGGGAAACTCCGGCGCAACCCCCCTGCAAGACCGCTGGGGCATTACCTATTCTATTGAACAATTTCGTGAGTACACCAAGAGACTTCAAAACATCGTTCCACATCAGGGTTATAGCCCACGAGACTTTTCAACATGGGATCAAGACATTGACCTGTTTTACGAAGATTCCGTCCATCGCAATCCCACCTTCTCGAAGAATCTTCACTTCTGGCTTTCTCATTTAAAATCCACAGGGATTGCCTGTGGCGATGATTATCGACCGAGGTTTCCGGATATCGTCAATGGCGTCGGTGCGCTGGCGGAGCAGCTTGGCAGAGAATTAATCATAGTTGACAAGTTCTGGTGCTTGCTTCCTTCCGCCGAACTTGTTCCAGCAGTTGAGGCGATACGAGAGCGCCTGCTGGTTATCAAATCCGAAGCGGAAGAGGCCGCGTTGACACATCCATTCGCTCATACACTTTCTATCACCAACAAATCGCACACCATCTCGGCCGGCACGCCTCTCTCTATCGAAATATATGCCTGCAATGAAAGTCCATTTTCCTGGAATGATGACTGCGGAAATCCTTTAACAAGCAATGTACTCATCGGTTTTCAATCTACTGCAAACAGCACCACTGCCAGCTCTATTTACCCACTCAACACGGCGCTTGAACCTGACCGACCGGTCATTGACACCGTCTTGATCTCTACCACAGGATTATCGCCTGGAACGTTCACCGCAACGGCCCAACTTCTTCTTACGGATGACCAGGGAAAGGTTAATCATATACTAAAAGACAACATGCACTGGCTATTTGAAATAACTCCTGAAAAAAATTTGCACGGTATTCCGGATACTTACCAAGCTTTTCACGAAGATAAGCCAGAAAATTTTAACGAAATAAGCTCACTCGACGTCCATGCTGCCTACAGAATGTTCCTTGGGCGCCCCCCCGAAGGAGGAGAGCAAAGGATTTCGAACCATCTTGAAGCAGCAAAAAGTCTCGATGGATTACGACAGCGCTTTATAGTTTCGCCTGAATTCCAACGAACGATTCGTCGCTTTATTCCCGACGGGTACACAAAAAGACACCCTACCGACTTGAATACAATTAAATTCAGGCATCAAAGCGTTAAACATCGCGACCGGACTATGGATAAAATATTTGAGATTCCTGTCGTCGATCCAAATCTTTCACGAGATCACTTGCTTAATATTTTTAGATATCAACCCTTTAAGCTGCCGGACGGCACAATTACGGGTTCAGGCAATGGACAAGTTTATGGCGGCCTCACTCGAGCGATGCGGCCTGGCGAAGTCACCAAAAAAGAATGGGATAATTTTTTCCTTTTAAACAGTGAACTTACCATGATGTATGAAGACATCATCTGGGCTATCAAGAATGAATTTGGAAGCTTCAAAGGGCTCTCATTTGCTGACTTTGCCTGCAATAGCGGGTACTTCTGTTACCGCTACCTGCAGGAAGGGGCCGAAATGGCAACGGGTATTGACGGCTACGATTTTAGCGAAGCATTTTCTATCGTTAATCGCGCGTGCAGTCTTAACGCCAAATTCATCCACGCTTCGTATAACATGATGACTCATGAAGCGAAAGGGCTAGCTGACACTTACGATATCGTCTCATGCATTGCATTCATGTGTTACAGTAGCGACCCAACATATCTATTAACATACCTAGCCAAGCTGGCAAATCGTGCCCTTGTAGTACTATCAAAAATTCCTCACGGAAATGACGAACTCTTTATTAAGTACGCAAACACCGAATCAAAATATTTCAACAAACAATTTCCCATTTGCTTTGACGCCGCAACAGAAATATCCGAAGAATTATTTCGCTGCGGATTAAAGTCTCTGGGTTTTAAAACAGTAATAGAAATTTTAAGGGAAAAACATTGGCAACCCCGTGGAACTGCCTGGAGATGTTTTATTGCTCTCAGATGA
- a CDS encoding class I SAM-dependent methyltransferase, whose protein sequence is MNGRDGSKEASIQRGDRSFLIHPDVARHDFGNDPFAGSHGALDHYLGAGILYYALGYLSRSQVSICIGSGGGFVPSLMRRAQLDIGIDPSVTMLIDADIPDLAFGSPHQPGGWLTTENTFLQRESDILVLPMLSRDAAKILTTEGIGIDYLHIDGDHSRTGVLADFKAYAPLLTQQGMITLHDYRLPSVSEAVREILESYPGWEHLTFPEVGTGTILLRRALPPDVPRQPQNWTEFTDKGRKTTLAQEELQSCITEYKRKSRFTHWQYLTTSAYRLRYVLAMEFIDQTDCTVVEVGGYPNTVVRHLQQASVVHLVEPYAPQEYVAEVEALAAEAGTTLFLHQTNLADSNFDSSCLGAFNLVLLGLDISPGCETREDYEQTLVALLRLISSANRVALEIPDRAPSKMTWTLISEAFHPTLQLDVTLDYGHDPVADAYYVKDNRSLRRLILFSLEDSPCPTTERIRSLVHETADALWKIHIKLNEPHNYAYCIGTTIDFTSEGNADGYKAQGWVGAEKDHSWMIGDESVLFLSFDEKSMPSIPSVALEMDLKPLLAPGLLERQRVTVTINNFPFFSLIVTEPGTININIPTDILRGQQPIKLLLQHPDARRPCDINPESTDRKLLSVAVRKLVFKNLQQITENHDI, encoded by the coding sequence ATGAACGGACGTGATGGCTCGAAAGAAGCTTCTATACAACGGGGAGATCGTTCGTTTTTAATTCATCCTGATGTTGCACGACACGACTTTGGCAACGACCCTTTTGCTGGTAGCCATGGCGCACTGGATCATTATCTGGGAGCTGGCATTTTATACTACGCGCTCGGCTATCTGAGTCGTAGCCAAGTGTCGATTTGCATCGGCTCAGGTGGCGGTTTCGTTCCAAGCCTCATGCGCCGGGCACAACTGGACATTGGCATTGATCCGTCAGTAACCATGCTTATTGACGCCGACATACCGGATCTGGCTTTTGGCAGCCCTCACCAACCAGGGGGATGGCTGACAACGGAAAATACTTTTCTACAGCGGGAATCAGATATTCTCGTCTTGCCCATGCTTTCACGGGATGCGGCGAAAATCTTAACTACGGAAGGTATTGGCATTGATTATTTACATATCGACGGCGACCATTCCCGGACCGGGGTCTTGGCGGATTTTAAAGCCTATGCCCCTCTATTGACGCAACAGGGTATGATCACCCTGCATGATTACCGCCTGCCGAGCGTAAGCGAAGCTGTTAGAGAGATTTTGGAAAGCTATCCAGGATGGGAACATCTCACTTTCCCCGAAGTGGGTACCGGCACAATCCTCTTGCGCCGCGCCCTGCCACCAGATGTCCCGAGACAACCGCAGAATTGGACTGAATTTACTGACAAAGGTCGTAAAACAACATTGGCACAAGAAGAGCTACAGTCTTGCATTACCGAATACAAGAGAAAATCACGATTTACACATTGGCAGTATTTGACTACCTCTGCCTACCGCTTACGATACGTTCTAGCGATGGAATTCATCGATCAGACTGATTGCACCGTCGTTGAAGTTGGCGGCTACCCCAATACTGTCGTCAGACACCTGCAACAAGCCTCCGTGGTACATCTCGTTGAGCCTTACGCACCGCAAGAATACGTTGCTGAAGTTGAAGCCTTGGCAGCGGAAGCAGGCACCACGCTCTTTTTACACCAGACGAACCTAGCTGATTCTAATTTCGATTCCTCCTGCCTGGGAGCCTTCAATCTTGTGCTGCTCGGCCTGGATATTTCACCAGGCTGCGAAACACGCGAAGACTATGAGCAGACGCTTGTAGCGTTGCTCCGTCTCATTAGCTCGGCCAATCGCGTAGCCCTTGAGATTCCCGACCGTGCTCCGTCGAAGATGACATGGACACTCATTAGCGAGGCATTTCACCCCACCCTCCAGTTAGACGTCACATTGGATTATGGGCATGACCCTGTTGCCGACGCTTATTACGTCAAAGACAACAGAAGCTTAAGAAGGCTGATTCTGTTTTCCTTGGAAGACTCTCCCTGTCCGACCACAGAACGGATCAGGAGTTTAGTCCACGAAACTGCCGATGCTCTCTGGAAAATTCACATCAAACTCAACGAACCACATAACTACGCTTACTGCATTGGCACAACGATTGACTTTACCAGCGAAGGCAACGCAGACGGCTATAAAGCACAAGGCTGGGTCGGCGCGGAAAAAGACCACTCGTGGATGATTGGCGATGAGTCAGTACTTTTTTTGTCGTTCGACGAGAAAAGTATGCCCTCTATTCCTAGCGTTGCCCTCGAAATGGATCTCAAGCCCCTTTTGGCTCCAGGACTTCTTGAACGACAACGAGTAACAGTGACAATCAACAATTTCCCTTTTTTTAGTCTCATTGTTACTGAACCAGGAACCATAAATATCAATATCCCGACCGACATTTTACGAGGCCAACAACCTATAAAATTGTTGTTACAGCATCCCGATGCCAGACGGCCGTGTGATATCAACCCCGAAAGCACTGACCGAAAATTATTATCCGTGGCTGTCCGGAAACTAGTGTTCAAGAACTTGCAACAAATCACTGAAAACCATGACATATGA
- a CDS encoding oligosaccharide flippase family protein has translation MPPKSPEPSKASKPSYGILSKFLQLAGAQWIHDGLHTFFLIYLARLSSSDYGEFMVAFGLASIILFLGEFGLNQPLVSSLCKKFSHKGDILAQYTLLKGALLVAGWLGVAVFIHWQGYTPGLKNLVLVISAGVGLEAIASSFFVAIRVEGRQDIEGRIRVVSGILGYGYAIALLSLGAAPHWIALFKLIENVVNLIGGVWMALKFTNFDGLSLKRKSLARTWATAKNGTVFVLMALAAILYNKANLYFLQNQAGPTKVAQYSVTWELVDGISILVSNLLLRSILYPLFVRLWKSDKSEFTRLANNSVRWLIGASIPIMFVLYIESDRLIGLIYGGAYYDAMWMQKWLVGTIICGFIHNLAAYLMMSQGKQRLLLFVYIGGLVLNLALCATLIPMDPLLGTCLSMLITKAAVAVTTTTYCQATMRIIDLKSMWRIAVACLAGAALYFATYRLGIREIPEVLALVPFVFLVLQWRKELRAQKAQVGMG, from the coding sequence ATGCCCCCCAAATCCCCCGAGCCCAGCAAAGCGTCCAAGCCGTCCTACGGCATCCTGTCCAAATTTCTGCAACTCGCCGGCGCGCAGTGGATACACGACGGCCTGCACACCTTTTTCCTGATCTACCTCGCCCGGCTGTCCTCCAGCGACTACGGCGAATTCATGGTCGCCTTCGGCCTGGCCTCCATCATTCTCTTTCTTGGCGAATTCGGCCTCAACCAGCCGCTGGTCTCGTCGCTGTGCAAGAAGTTCAGCCACAAAGGCGACATCCTGGCCCAGTACACCCTGCTCAAAGGCGCGCTCCTGGTGGCCGGGTGGCTGGGCGTTGCCGTCTTTATCCACTGGCAGGGCTATACGCCGGGGCTGAAGAACCTCGTCCTGGTCATCTCGGCCGGCGTGGGCCTGGAAGCCATCGCCAGCTCGTTTTTCGTGGCCATACGGGTGGAAGGCCGGCAGGACATCGAGGGCCGCATCCGGGTGGTGTCCGGCATCCTCGGCTATGGCTACGCCATCGCGCTGTTGTCCCTTGGGGCAGCGCCGCATTGGATCGCGCTCTTTAAACTCATCGAAAACGTCGTCAACCTTATCGGCGGCGTCTGGATGGCGCTCAAGTTCACCAATTTCGACGGCCTGTCGCTCAAGCGCAAGTCCCTGGCCCGCACCTGGGCCACGGCCAAAAACGGCACGGTCTTCGTGCTCATGGCCCTGGCTGCCATCCTCTACAACAAGGCCAACCTCTACTTCCTGCAAAACCAGGCCGGCCCCACCAAAGTGGCCCAGTACAGCGTCACCTGGGAGCTGGTGGACGGCATCTCCATCCTGGTCTCCAACCTGCTCCTGCGCAGCATCCTCTACCCGCTGTTCGTGCGGCTGTGGAAAAGCGACAAAAGCGAGTTCACCCGTCTGGCCAACAACTCCGTGCGTTGGCTCATCGGCGCGTCCATCCCTATCATGTTCGTGCTGTATATCGAGTCCGACAGGCTCATCGGGCTGATCTACGGCGGGGCATACTACGACGCCATGTGGATGCAGAAGTGGCTGGTCGGCACCATCATCTGCGGCTTCATCCACAACCTCGCCGCCTATCTTATGATGAGTCAGGGCAAGCAGCGGCTGCTGCTGTTCGTCTACATCGGAGGGCTGGTCCTGAACCTGGCCCTGTGCGCCACGCTCATTCCCATGGACCCCCTGCTCGGGACCTGCCTGTCCATGCTCATCACCAAGGCGGCCGTGGCCGTGACCACCACCACCTACTGCCAGGCCACCATGCGCATCATCGACCTCAAGTCCATGTGGCGCATCGCGGTGGCCTGTCTGGCCGGCGCCGCACTCTATTTCGCCACCTACCGGCTTGGTATTCGCGAGATCCCGGAAGTGTTGGCCCTGGTTCCCTTTGTATTCCTGGTTCTGCAATGGCGCAAGGAACTGCGGGCCCAAAAGGCCCAGGTGGGAATGGGCTAA